In the Pseudosulfitobacter pseudonitzschiae genome, ATTCAGCTTCTTGGGTCTCTTATGGGCGGCATGGTCGCTAAGCATGCCTCGTCTGAAATCGCGGCGGAATGGGTGCCAAAAGTCATCTCGGGTGATGTGGTCATCGGGTTGGGTCTGACAGAACCGCGTGGAGGTTCGGATGCCGCCAACCTGCAGCTCAAGGCCGAAAAATTTGGCAACGGCTGGCGTCTGAGCGGTGAAAAAACCTCGATGAGCTTTGCCGATCAGGCCGATGCAGCCGTAGTTTTTGCCCGCACTAGCAACCCCGAGGGCGGATCTAGAGGCGTCAGTGCCTTCTTCGTAGACCTGACCGAAAAGGGCATCAGCCGTACCCATTTCGACGATATCGGAACCAAACCTGTCGGGCGGGGATCGGTGTTTTTCGATGATGTATATGTGCCCGCCGAAAACATGATGGCCGAACAAGACCGCGCCTTTGGCTCGATCATGGCCGGATTTGATTTCAGCCGTGCACTGATTGGACTGGAATGTCTGGGTGCGGCGCAGGCATCCGTTGATGAAACTTGGGCCTACGTGCAAGACCGCGAGGCTTTTGGCGCGCCGCTGGTACAGTATCAGGGCGTCAGCTTTCCGCTGACCGAAGCCGAAACCCAGCTGACGATGATGCGCCAGCTTTGCTATTATACGCTGAATCTGCGGGACCAGAACCTGCCACACACATCCGAAGCCGCGATGTGCAAATGGTATCTTCCCAAGACTTGCTGCGAGATCATCCATCAATGCCTGATCCTGCACGGGCATTATGGCTACACCACCGACCTGCCGCATCACCAGCGCTACAACGATGTGCTTGGCCTGCAGATCGGCGACGGCACCGCGCAGATCCAGAAACTGGTGATCGCGCGTGAAAAAGTCGGCCGGGTTGCGCTGCAATACGACAACAAATCCAAAGGGGCGGCGAAATGAGCACTCCGGTAACTGCTAGAATCGAAGGAAATGTCGGCATCATCGAGTTGAGCCGTCCGGAAAAGTTCAACTGCCTGTCGTTGGAGGTGCACGAGGGCATCGCTGCCGCCCGCGCCGAATTCGAGGCCAACCGCGAGGTACGCGCCATTTTGATTCGCGCACAGGGCAAGCATTTCTGCACCGGTGCCGATCTGACCGAGGTCAAGGAAAAGTTATACGATCCAGTCGCGCTGGACCATTTCATCGGCTTTGGTATGGACAACCTGCGCAAGCTGGAGCAATGCCCCCTACCCGTCATCGTCGCGGTTCAAGGTTTGTGCCTTGCAGGTGGGATCGAATTGATGCTGGCGGCGGATGTCTGTTTTGCCGCTGAAACCGCCCAGTTCGGCGACCAGCACGCCCAGTTCGGGCTGATCCCCGGTTGGGGCGGCAGCCAGAGGCTGACCCGGTTGATGGGGCAACGCCGCGCATTGGACCTGATGTTTTCGGCTCGCTGGCTGGGGGCGGGTGACGCGAAAGACGCGGGTCTGATCAACTACATCGTGCCGGACAGTGATCTGCACATAGCGGCGCA is a window encoding:
- a CDS encoding enoyl-CoA hydratase/isomerase family protein; amino-acid sequence: MSTPVTARIEGNVGIIELSRPEKFNCLSLEVHEGIAAARAEFEANREVRAILIRAQGKHFCTGADLTEVKEKLYDPVALDHFIGFGMDNLRKLEQCPLPVIVAVQGLCLAGGIELMLAADVCFAAETAQFGDQHAQFGLIPGWGGSQRLTRLMGQRRALDLMFSARWLGAGDAKDAGLINYIVPDSDLHIAAQEYCQTIATRSRPGIAEMKRLAREGADMTVDQQMRLERDAAVRALPSADVAEGLDAFESRRTPDFKQ
- a CDS encoding acyl-CoA dehydrogenase family protein encodes the protein MQFQPTEDQKTFRDLAARFARDKLAPGYQKRASGHTFDRELIREMGALGLIAPDLPEEYGGLGLESVTAGLIVEEIAYADFNASYIQLLGSLMGGMVAKHASSEIAAEWVPKVISGDVVIGLGLTEPRGGSDAANLQLKAEKFGNGWRLSGEKTSMSFADQADAAVVFARTSNPEGGSRGVSAFFVDLTEKGISRTHFDDIGTKPVGRGSVFFDDVYVPAENMMAEQDRAFGSIMAGFDFSRALIGLECLGAAQASVDETWAYVQDREAFGAPLVQYQGVSFPLTEAETQLTMMRQLCYYTLNLRDQNLPHTSEAAMCKWYLPKTCCEIIHQCLILHGHYGYTTDLPHHQRYNDVLGLQIGDGTAQIQKLVIAREKVGRVALQYDNKSKGAAK